The window GCGTGCAAGGCCTTGTTTGCGCGCTGCAGCGAGATGAGTTCGGATTCGGACATGGGCATCGGCTCAGTCAAGCAGCGCGGCGAGCCGCGTCTGCAGTTGACCGTTCAGTTCTGCCAGGTCCCTGTTCGCAGCCTGCAATTCCTGCTTGAGGTGATGGTTCTGATCGGTCATCTCCTTCAACGCAAAGGCCTCGCGCAGATGGGCTCTCAACTGCTCGTCGTCCCAGGGCTTGGCGAGAAACTTGTAGATCGCCCCCTCGTTGATCGCGTCGGTGATCGACTGCAACTCGGTGTAGCCCGACAGCACTAGCCGGATCGTGTCCGGGTACAACTGCCTGGCCCGCCGCAGCAGTTCGACGCCGGTCATGCCCGGCATGCGCTGGTCGGACAGGATCACGTCGACCTCGTGCCGTGCCAACAGCTGCAGCGCTTGTTCGGCACTGGATGCGCTGAGCACGAGCCAGCCTTCGGCGCGCAGCAGCCGGCGCAGCGCGGCGACGATGTTCTCCTCGTCGTCGACCACCAACAAGGTGCGCTGCCGCGAACGCCGGTTGAGCAGGGCGGGATCGATCTGCCGGCCGTCGCGCAGCATCGTTTCGACCGCTGCGGCCGGCAGGGCGGCGCTGAACCAGTAGCCCTGCATCTGGTCGCACTGGTTGGCCGCCAGGAGGACCGCCTGGCCTTCGCTTTCGACGCCTTCGGCGAGCACCTTCATCTGCAACTGGTGCGCCATCGTGATGATGGCGCGCGTGATCGACACGTCCTCCGCCAGCGCGGTGACGTCGGGCACCAGCGAGCGGTCGATCTTGACCACGTCCACCGGCAACCGGCGCAGGTAGCTCAGGCTCGAGTAGCCGGTGCCGAAGTCGTCGAGCGACACCTCGACGCCCAGCGTACGCAGTGCTTGCAGGTGCTGCACCGCCTGGTCGAAATTGCCGATCAGCATGCTCTCGGTGACCTCGACGCCGAACAGCCGTGGGTCGAGGCCGGCCGTGTCGAGCAGGCCTTCGATGCGACGCGCCAGCTCCGGCTGCAGCAACTGGCGCGCCGAGAGGTTGACCGCCATGCGCAGCGGTGGCAGCCCGGCGCGCTGCCAGGCCGCGGCCTGCTCGATGGCGCGGCACAACACCCAGTCGCCGATGGCGACGATCATGCCGGTCTCTTCGGCGATCGGGATGAAGCGATCCGGCGCGATGCGGCCCAGCTTGGGGTGCTGCCAGCGCAGCAAGGCCTCGACGCCGACGATGCGGCCATGCCTCAGGTCGAGCTGCGGCTGGTAGTGCAGGTCGAGTTGCTCGTCGCGCAACGCATGGCGCAGCGCGGTCTCCAGGGCCAGCCGTTCAGGGTCGTCATCGTGCGGCGCTCCCGCATAGATGCAGGCCTGATTGCGACCCAGCCGCTTGGCCTGGTGCAATGCCGCGTTGGCGCGACGCACCAGCGTGTCCGGGAGATCGCCGTCGCCTGGGGCCATGGCGATGCCGATGCTGCAGGTGACGTAGATCTCGTGTCCGTCGATCGACATCGGCCGGGCGATACCATCGAGCAGCGCCTGTGCCATGTGCTGCAACGGCGCCGAAGGGCTTGGCATCACGATCACGAATTCGTCGCCGCCGCGCCGCGCGACCAGGTCGATGCTGCGCACGGTGGCTGCGATCCGCTGTGCCGCTTCGCGGAGCACCGCGTCGCCGACTTGCGGGCCGAGGCCGTCATTGATGCGCTTGAAACGATCGAGCTCCAGCAACAGTACCGCACTCTCCGCGCTGGTCTCCAAGGTCGCGCCCAGACGCTCGTAGAGCAGCTGGCGGTTCGGCAGCCCGGTCAGTTCGTCGAACTGCAGCAATTGCCGGATGCGGCGTTCGGCGGCGCGGCGCTCGCGCAGGTCGTCGATGCAGACATGGGCGAAGGACGCTTCGTCGCTGTTCACCAGGCTGACGGAGACATCGACCGGAATCTCATGTCCTTTCTGGTGGCGAACGCTGGTCTCGAAACGCAGCGAACCCCGTTCGCACAGTTCGCGCCAGCGTAGCGGCCACTGCATCGTGTCGACCTGCGTGTCAATGTCGGGCACGCGCAGCCGTAGCAATTGCGCGTGCTCCAGACCCAGCAGGCGGCACGCCGCCGCATTGGCGTCGCGAAAGGCCCCGTCGGGCCCCACCTGCAATAGCGCGTCGTTGGCCTGTTCGACGGCATGTCGCGTGAGTTGCAACTGGTGCTGCGCCTGCTCGCGTTCGCTCACATCGCGCGCGGACGGGATCAGCCAGATCACCCGACCTTCCGGGTCGTAGAGAGGCAACAGCGAGAAGTCCATCGACAAGATGGCGCCGCTGCTGGTGGCCACACGCACGTCGAAGCGCGAGGCCTCGCCGCGCAAGGCAATGGCCAGCGCATGCTGCAGCCGCTGCCGCGAGGGCTCGCAGGCTTGCCACCAGGGGGTGGCATCGAACCGCTGGCCGAGCACCTGCTCCGGCTTGCTGCCGATGGCCTGCAATGCCGCCTGGTTGGCATAGCGCAGCACGCCGTCGGTGTCGAGCAGGCCGGCGAAGATGGACGGTCCCAGCCGGTCCAGCACCTCATGCATGGTCATCTCCGGGCCCGATGGCGTGGGATGGGTGGCCACGAGCGCCAGTTCGGCATCGCGGTGCGGCATATCCGGGAGGGCTTGTTGGTTTTGCATGCCGCCAGTGTGTCCGGCGGCCTGCGCCGGCGGCGTGTGCAGTTGCGCGCCTGGGCGACCGGATCAGATCAACGGCTGCACAAGAGCGGCTGTGCGGGGCGCGTCATCGACCAGCTGCGCCAGCGTGCGCGTGGCTCGTTCCAGTGTTGCATCCCAGGGCTGGCCACAGGTCAGCCGGATGTGATGCTGGAACTCTGCACGCGCAGAAAACATCGGCCCGGGCGCCAGGCTGATGCGTTGCGCCAACGCGGCACGGTGCAGCACCATCGCGTCGACCCCGCCGGGCAACTCGACCCACACGAAATAGCCGCCGGCCGGACGCACCATGCGCGTCCCGTCCGGGAAGAGCCGGGTCACGGCATCGAACAGGCTGTCGCGCTGCGCCTGCAGCGACTGGCGCAGGCCACGCAGGTGGCGGTCGTAGCCGCCTTCCTGCAGGTACTCGGCCAGTGCCGCCTGCACCGGGATCGATCCCGACAGGCTTG of the Rhodoferax koreense genome contains:
- a CDS encoding EAL domain-containing protein — encoded protein: MQNQQALPDMPHRDAELALVATHPTPSGPEMTMHEVLDRLGPSIFAGLLDTDGVLRYANQAALQAIGSKPEQVLGQRFDATPWWQACEPSRQRLQHALAIALRGEASRFDVRVATSSGAILSMDFSLLPLYDPEGRVIWLIPSARDVSEREQAQHQLQLTRHAVEQANDALLQVGPDGAFRDANAAACRLLGLEHAQLLRLRVPDIDTQVDTMQWPLRWRELCERGSLRFETSVRHQKGHEIPVDVSVSLVNSDEASFAHVCIDDLRERRAAERRIRQLLQFDELTGLPNRQLLYERLGATLETSAESAVLLLELDRFKRINDGLGPQVGDAVLREAAQRIAATVRSIDLVARRGGDEFVIVMPSPSAPLQHMAQALLDGIARPMSIDGHEIYVTCSIGIAMAPGDGDLPDTLVRRANAALHQAKRLGRNQACIYAGAPHDDDPERLALETALRHALRDEQLDLHYQPQLDLRHGRIVGVEALLRWQHPKLGRIAPDRFIPIAEETGMIVAIGDWVLCRAIEQAAAWQRAGLPPLRMAVNLSARQLLQPELARRIEGLLDTAGLDPRLFGVEVTESMLIGNFDQAVQHLQALRTLGVEVSLDDFGTGYSSLSYLRRLPVDVVKIDRSLVPDVTALAEDVSITRAIITMAHQLQMKVLAEGVESEGQAVLLAANQCDQMQGYWFSAALPAAAVETMLRDGRQIDPALLNRRSRQRTLLVVDDEENIVAALRRLLRAEGWLVLSASSAEQALQLLARHEVDVILSDQRMPGMTGVELLRRARQLYPDTIRLVLSGYTELQSITDAINEGAIYKFLAKPWDDEQLRAHLREAFALKEMTDQNHHLKQELQAANRDLAELNGQLQTRLAALLD